A region of the Leopardus geoffroyi isolate Oge1 chromosome C2, O.geoffroyi_Oge1_pat1.0, whole genome shotgun sequence genome:
CTTCATTTGCCAGTCAATGATATCAATAATTTAACAGtgagaaagagatgaaaaggaaacTGTTTTAAGTGGGAAAGTCAGAGACAGATCATGActaggggaggaaaggggagaaacgCTATGTAGACCAAAACACACGATGAGAACACATGATGAAGAATTTTGAAACTCTGGGCTTATTTTGCTATTTCTACTGGTATACTATCTATCATCGATAATTAGTTTTTGTTATTGATATTTAATGATGTTTTCAAGACTTCCAATGCTTTTAACAAAATATCACATCAAGAATGGTCTGATATGGTGGAAATAGTATGTCTtaaattttcatgtatatatattaaatgtgaatatctggggatcttgttaaaatacatattgattcactaaaaaagaaatctttcaatCTATCAAATAATATCTAGATgaggagtcagcaaactttttctatgaatGTCCAGATAGTAGACATTTCAAGCTTTAAAGTCTCTAACTACTTAACTTAGTAGGTGGAGGAGAAAAGCAGTCAGATCATCTGTAAATAAATgggtgtggctatgttccaataaaactatttacAAACATAGGCCGTAGGTCAGATTTAGCCCTTGGACCACAGATTGCTGACTCCTGATCTAGACCAGTATCTAGATACCTCTTTATCAATCCCTCAGTATCATATtagtattttctatttgattATCTCTCCCAATACAGGTTTGAATTAGATTTCTGGACAAAAAAATACTTGGACAATAAATACTGCTTCCTcttgagaaattattttgaaacacatGTTAAAATACTAATGACCTATAATATCATCAAGTCAATCTTTCTTCTCAGGGATAGTCACCAACGCACCTCCTATATGCCCCATTACATAAAgcttttaattgaaatgttttgAACAATTGGTAAATTTTGctgtcaaaagttaaaaaaaaaataagagcctaatttaaatttttaactcttaaaaaaaaaagttttattctttaaaaaaatactgtgggACTCCTCTACTTAAAAGCCTTCTTGGGGcattgggtggctcaatcagttaagcagctaactcttgattttggcccaggtcatgatcatggttcgtgagcttgagaCCCATGTCTAAATATCCACTGCACtctcagcggggagcctgcttggaattctctctcaccctctctctgcccctcccctgcttgtgctctctcacaaaacaaataaataaacattaaaaacaaaagccttctTGGAGtggctctgggtggctcactcagttgagcatccgacttcagctcaggtcatgatctcacactccgtgagttcgagccccacgtcgggctctgcgctgacagctcagagcctggagcctgcttcagattctgtgtctccccctctctctgcccctcccctgctcatgctctgtctctgtctcaaaaataaatttaaaaaaaaacattaaaaaaaacataacaaaaacaaaagccttctTTAGCTCCCCACTCTAAGAGTTTAGCATAGCACATAGGTCATTCATAAGTTGGCCCCAACCTacctctctgattttatttcctattaCTGTTTGTTCATGCTcttcaagaataaaaaacatgacAAATAACACTGTAAAAACTTACAGGAGATAAAACACTAACTTCAGGGTAGTGGTTATTTCTGGAACGGGATGTGGAAACTAGGGAGGGGACCTCTAGGATTTCAACTATATCtgagatgatttttgttttaaacaatgatgatgataataatacaaatattaataaacaaagaTCTGAagcaaatatgataaaatgttaagatttgaCAAAATAAGTGATAATAAGGAGTGTTTTTTCTATCATTCACTatacttttctatttgtttaaaataggcattgacaggggcgcctgggtggctcggttgagcgtccgacttcggctcagagtGTGATCTAGcggctcctgggttcgagccctgcatcaggctctgtgctgacagctcaaagcctggaacctgctttggattctgtgcctccctctctctctgcccctcccctgctctcactttctctctctccctctcaaaaataaacattaaattaaaataaataaaatgaaataaaataaaataaaataggcattgACAACATACATTCttgtgggccaaatctggcccactgcctgtcTTTTAAGGCTTAGAGCTAAGAACAGTTTTACATTATTAAagggttgtttaaaaaaaacaaagaagtctAAGTGACAGATGCCTTGTGACCTACAAAGCCTTAGATATTTACATCTGACCCTTTGTAGAAAATATTTACCAACCGtggtttaaaataattcataagagccacctgggtggctcagttggttgagcatccgactcttgatttcagctgggatCATgatcctgagtttgaaccctgcatcaggctctgtctgagcatggagcctgcttagggttctctctaaaataataataataacaacaacaatagtaataataattattattataattaaaatactagtcatttcattttatttttttaaaaaaaaatttttttttttcaacgtttattttatttttgggacagagagagacagagcatgaacgggggaggggcagagagagagggagacacagaatcggaaacaggctccaggctctgagccatcagcccagagcccgacgcggggctcgaactcacggaccgcgagatcgtgacctggctgaagtaggacgcttaaccgactgcgccacccaggcgccccactagtcatttcattttaattgaaatgtgcaaattattattattattcataggaagcaaagaaagatttaaaaaaaaaagagagaacaaggagGAAGGCATCTGAGTCAAGGaagaatggttttattttcttgtgttaaGCATCTTCAGGAGTTAAACATTTTATATCACCTTTCTCTTTAAATTAGCTTTTTATGAATTACTTTTTCAACTTTTATCAAGaaatttcatcaaattttattCTGTCTTATGGTAATGGGACTTATTTAAAAGAGTGTTGGGAGACTCTTAATAAGATTTGATCTTAGTCCATACTTGTTCAAAAATTGGAAAGCTCAtttagagcccagtgtgggattTTTAGTTAGGTGTGCTTGGATTGGGAGGGTCAGAGGGGACCTGCTCATGAGCTGTCAGCCAGGAACATAGGAGAGGTATTACATGGGACTTATTCTTGGCCTCAGGTTcacattttctactttcttttcagataattttttcttttctcacagaaGATAATGGGGGAGAAGggttaaataaaattcaaaacactgtATTAAGGTAAGTTTCTGGTTATAATGGTTGTGAGATGTTGGAACAGGTCAGTAGAGaaggtgaactttttttttttttttttaatgagcagacAGGTTACTGAGGGGGAAATAGTGAGATAATATATCTAAATATCTTAGCATGCCTTAGCTTACAAGAACTGTTAGCTCTTATGTTATTACCATTTTGAGATTTCTAtataggtattttcttttcttaataaaatattaagcaaatcACTATTGCCTATGTACATTGAAagcattttcctcttatttttgtaactaatttccattttctcctcccaGCATAGACCAACTTCACTAAAGATATTACCAGTTGTAAATCAATGAATGAGGAGACTCACAGATTTCACAGAAATGCTCAGTGAATGTTTGAGAATATCTAGACCCAAATCATCATTTCATAACCTTATGTACGTATAGCTGTAAATTTTAGTGTCGCTGATAACTACAAATGTGCATAGCACagccacaaaataaatacaatgtaaaaaTTATTCACCTGATCacaatattttttcctacttaaatgaaaatattaatgagaatgttaaaattaacattaacttTTTAACTTGGTCATATATATGCCACCTCTAATatctaattattcttttttaaatttactataaagacacacaaaatggcataaaaataatataaaaaagtacTAATGATTCACCACCAGATTATGAAATTACTAACACTACTGAGGTCCCTGGACATCCTTCCTCAGTTCCATCCCTCTTCTTTCCCCAGAGATTAATTTAATCATTGTTCTGAACATTGTATTTGGTGTGTCCAAGTATTTCTTCATAGTTTTTGTACAATGACATAACCTCTAAATAATTCACAtcattattttacaatttattttgttaatttggatATATGTGCCATATGTCATACATTCACGTGGTAGAGACAATGCTCACTAGGTATATTCTATGTGCTTCCCTGTGTTTCTTAGCTTTTAGGCTGAAATCACTGGACTGTGAGTGGATGGGAAGTGTGTCACATGTGGGAATAAGGCAGTAAAAAGCAACAtctctttcttccccatcctCTGTGAACTTATAAGTCATGTATTCCAGATGGGACAATGGGGCAGCTATAGGAACACAGCATCTATCACCCTGGGTCCCTGAGTGAGGTGGAGCAGAACCTACTGCCAACCCATGTTAGACATAGAAAACGAAAAAGAAATAACTGTTGTGCtaagacatacacacatacacccaagGGGGAAGAGAACTGCCTTTCAGGAATTATTAAAGCTATACTACCAGTAGCAGGGTAGATTCAAAGCCTTTTGAAAACACTACTATCCTGTGACCCTAGAATGGTATTTATTCCCACTTGCATGAAGAAGCAAATCTCATACACTCTAGTCTTTACCTTCTTTGAAGACCCTATTTTACTAACAACCTTTTCAGACAAGGGCCTACATGTTCATGAACTGTTTCTGGTATGTCAGTTTCATTTTCTCAACTAGATGTTAAAGTCTTTAAGGAATCATGTCCTCTCTTTTATGGTACCTCACACTGCACTTTATAGTCTACACATGCATATATTGATGCATGGCTGACTGGAAGTATAAGGATTAATATTAAATGCCTAATTTGTGTAAGGCACCTTGCTTGTATTTCACCTAAGTTATCTTGatccttattatttccattaCACAGATGAGGATATTAAGGCTAAGTAACTTTCCTTTGGTCACAGAGCTAGAGAGATGAAAGGTGTGAGGAGGGCAATTGAAATGTCTGCCTAACTCTAAAGCCCTTgctttttagttcttttgttaACGAACTGAATGAGACCATGCCTAGTGTAAGGCAGGAACTTTAGTAGAATATGAAATGGCTAACACAAATAGTATTTATTCACAAGTTCTGCACACATTAAAACATTTCTGTGGATACTTGTCAGGACTCCAGATTGTTGGATCTTACCTTGATCACCTCTGGGGTCTGCTGAATCAAAACCACTGAAGTACTTTCTTTAGCTTTATCACCAACAGGACTTCTACAGACTGATAAATTGGCCTGGGAGGAAGTGGTCAAGGTTTCCTGTAGAATCtgcatcatttccttttcttgtgatAGGCTGCCTCTGCCCGATTTGCATTCAACTAGTTCTTGAGCAAAGTCTTCAATGCTTTCTAGAATTCGTAGTAAGAGGACTCGATCCTCCTCCTCTATTTTGTGTCCATTGGTTTCAATAATCCTTGTTAGACAGGAAGGCGAGACTTTCTCGGTGGCTGCAGAGACTTTAGATTTAGGTTCAAGATCTATAGGAAGCTGACTAGTTAATGGACTAGGACTACTTAGAGAGTTAGAGCTTTTACCTTTGGCAAGTGGCTCTCTTAGAGAGGTCTCCATTTTCTGTGAAAATGATTCCAAATCCATTAATAATTTATCTATCTCCTCCTGGCTGTTAAGATTCATAAAATCTCTGTGGCCTCCCTCTTCAACTTTAGgaacttttgatttaaaatccTCCTCAGGTAGATTAACAACTGGTTTCTCAAATATCTTACCACTTTCATTTTGCGCAGAGGCAGAACATTTTTTAAGATGAGTAACATGGTTTGAAAATGCTGCTTTATCTTCATTTAACAACTGACCAGGTCCATTCTCTGCCCTTTGTCCTTTATCTGATGGTTTCTTTCCATCAGACTCTTCTTCAATATAAAGGGTTTCCATTAGGTCATTagaagaaacattttctaaaggGTTCATGGTTAACGACTGTGATTGAAGCTGGGTATCTTTTAGGGTTCTGGGATCATTTACTTCAGAGTTATATAAGGGATTTGTAGAGTTATTTGGAATGGAACTTACAGCATCTGTTTTCCTAGAACTGTGTTTGTCATCTTGCAGTTCTATAGTTTGAAACTGTCCAGAGTCAGGGGCTGAGAGCTGGACAACATCTTCATATTTAGGGGGTTGTTCAGTGCCAAATACTGGGGAAAAGGGAGTCAGTTGTAAACTGGGCATATTACTGACGAGTTCTGTTAAATCTATAGCATCATTATTCCCAGGCTGCATGAATTCAAATGGTAGCTTTTTCAGATAGGATGCTAACCTGGTCATTACATTCATATAGACAGTTTCAGAGCTAGAAATTGCATCATTACCATTTCCTTCATTGATGCTACTCCCTGACTTTTTCTTTATGCATTGTTTTATGATATCTGTGCATTTTTTCAAATCCTCAGAGCATTTCAGCAAGATGTCCAAGCACATCTTTATGTCTGTTCCAGaagaaaaattatctattttatgtttttccaaaaTCTGAGTAACGaggtcttcttcagagaagttgTGAAGAAGCACTGATGTCAAGTTTGCATCAAGTGAGTTTCTATGGGACAAAGATTTTTCCTCAACTGAGGAACTCCGGAGTAAACCAAAGGATGGGGAGTTCCCATCATTGTTATAATGGCCACAGAGCAAGTCAAAATCAACTGACCTCCTATTAAATGAGTCAGACTtaacttttcttccctttttgtaaGCTGCATGGTTAGAGTTTTTGAgcttttcaaaggaaaattcttttattttgccaCTAGCAAAACTGATTGCTTCTCCTGCAATGTCTTTTAAGTTACAGGTGTTCTGAAATGTAGATCCTTTCTTGACCCTGGGTATGCCTGTTAGGGCCTGCTGGTGATAGTCACCCTCAGCTGAGGAAAACCCATTTTCGTGGGGTAGAAACATAGAGTTCAGATCTGCATCTTTGAACTGAGACACAGGGATGTGCAAGAGGTCTGCACAAACACTATGATGTACCACAATGCAATCAACTCCATGTGTAAAGGTGTGGCAGGTTCCAGTGCAATAATGTATAGCTTGCTCAAAACGTCGGTCTATCACCACACTGCTGTAGTGGTTCACAGTACTGACTACAAGTCTGTAAGTTGCTGCCATAATATCGAATCCACTCAGTGATGGGAGTTGGAATTTTCTAGAACTTATTTCAAGTAAATCCTCTTAACTTACACTCAGGTGAAAATATACTTGATGACAATGTTCAGtggtttcttgaaaataaaatgacctttcccacaaagaaaaaaacatctaaaTTTGAGGTTTGGTAACTGTCAGGATACAGTAGCTACTGCACATATGTGCTTGTATTATTAGCAAgtctaataatttaataattgtgttctttagttttatttagtaATCTCATAATACTGTAAGTTTATAAAATCGTCTTTTAGTTCTTCAGCAGTTCTATGATGCAGAAACTTATTGTCATAAATTTACTGTCATAAATCTTAGTTGGAAGTACAGAAGTATTGTGATAACTCAGTCCTCCAAAGATTTaaatgatccattttttttttgagtgacaaacctaaaaaaaaagaaaagaattttaaaaatacgaTTTCTTAATACTGAgagttcttttatttcctcttttgccCCCCCACTGCAGTTAATCACCAAGCCTTATTCTTTGCCATATCACTGCTTATCTTTGATTCATGTCTTTGTTTCATCACACCCTGTACTCCTTACTATGAGAGTATTACTACCTCAACTCTGCCTTGTTACAACTGCCTTCCAGTTGATATTTCTTACCCTACCCTCCTTGCCACCTTACACAACACCAATAAGCTTAGATTTAGATGGCTTTTTTATCCCTCACCGTTCAAGAATTCACACTCCTGATCTCCATCATGCATCCTACTTCGATTTGACTTATTTTCAAGACTTTCAACATCTGTTCCCATCCACCTATAACTTTATTTTCTGCTATGGCCCTGAACCAACCTTTTGCTTCCATCAACCTTATCTTCTCAAAGACTGCCAACACACAGTGCTTGTCCTTGATTCTATAACTTCCTCTATACTTGGAAATTATTCTTCCatcatcttctcttttcttaccaCCTAAGAAAGAAACAGCCTTCATCACTGCTCTTGATCCTATCCTCTCAGACCCTGCCACATGCAGATCTCTTATTACCAAATGGGCAGAGTTTACTTAATCatcctgactttaaaaaaaaaaaaaaaaaagaaggcttttaAACCATGCTGTGGATACTTTCTAAAAAGGTTCAATTTacttgctcaataaatactgagtgcctggggtgcctgggtggctcagtgggttgagtggctgacttcagctcaggtcatgatctcacggttggtgagttcaagccccgtgttgggctgtgcgttgacagcatggagcctgcttcagattctctgtccctgtctctgtctgtctgtctgtctgtctgtctctctctctctctctctccctgccgcttccctgctcattttctctctcaaaaataaacataaaaataaatatatacatacatactgagtccctactatgtgccaggcacttgttAAGTgctagggatacagcagtgaataaaataaagtccCTATTCTTATGGAGTTAATAATctagttggaaaaagaaaaacaacatgtaTGTAAACATGTAACTTAAACATGGTGACatgtgctatggagaaaaatgaagcagggcaGGGGTtcagaaagaatgagaagggTTATAATGCGCAGTCAGGGAACATCTGACATCTGAACCAAGacctgaaagaaaagagagaacacacTGAGGAGGTATTTTGGGCTAAATCATCTCAGACAGAGTTAACTataggtgcaaaggccctgaggtgagagtATGCTTGATTTACTAAAAGAATGACAAGAAGGCTAAAGTGACTTGGACAGAGAATGCAAGTGAGGTAGTGTGGAAGGTCAGAAAGGAAAGGTGGGAGTCTAAATCATGCAGAATATGTAGATTCTTAT
Encoded here:
- the PPP2R3A gene encoding serine/threonine-protein phosphatase 2A regulatory subunit B'' subunit alpha isoform X1 produces the protein MAATYRLVVSTVNHYSSVVIDRRFEQAIHYCTGTCHTFTHGVDCIVVHHSVCADLLHIPVSQFKDADLNSMFLPHENGFSSAEGDYHQQALTGIPRVKKGSTFQNTCNLKDIAGEAISFASGKIKEFSFEKLKNSNHAAYKKGRKVKSDSFNRRSVDFDLLCGHYNNDGNSPSFGLLRSSSVEEKSLSHRNSLDANLTSVLLHNFSEEDLVTQILEKHKIDNFSSGTDIKMCLDILLKCSEDLKKCTDIIKQCIKKKSGSSINEGNGNDAISSSETVYMNVMTRLASYLKKLPFEFMQPGNNDAIDLTELVSNMPSLQLTPFSPVFGTEQPPKYEDVVQLSAPDSGQFQTIELQDDKHSSRKTDAVSSIPNNSTNPLYNSEVNDPRTLKDTQLQSQSLTMNPLENVSSNDLMETLYIEEESDGKKPSDKGQRAENGPGQLLNEDKAAFSNHVTHLKKCSASAQNESGKIFEKPVVNLPEEDFKSKVPKVEEGGHRDFMNLNSQEEIDKLLMDLESFSQKMETSLREPLAKGKSSNSLSSPSPLTSQLPIDLEPKSKVSAATEKVSPSCLTRIIETNGHKIEEEDRVLLLRILESIEDFAQELVECKSGRGSLSQEKEMMQILQETLTTSSQANLSVCRSPVGDKAKESTSVVLIQQTPEVIKIQNKPEKKPGTPLPPTATFPSSPRPLSPVPHVNNVVNAPLSINIPRFYFPEGLPDACSNHEQTLSKIETAFMDIEDQKADIYEMGKIAKLCGCPFYWKAPMFRAAGGERTGFVSAQSFVAMWRKLLNNHHDDASKFICLLAKPSCNSLVQEDFIPLLQDVVDTHPGLTFLKDAPEFHSRYITTVIQRIFYTVNRSWSGKITSTEIRKSNFLQTLALLEEEEDINQITDYFSYEHFYVIYCKFWELDSDHDLYISQADLSRYNDQASSNRIIERIFSGAVTRGKTVQKEGRMSYADFVWFLISEEDKRNPTSIEYWFRCMDMDGDGVLSMYELEYFYEEQCERMEAMGIEPLPFHDLLCQMLDLVKPASDGKITLRDLKRCRMAHIFYDTFFNLEKYLDHEQRDPFAVQKDVENEGPEPSDWDRFAAEEYETLVAEESAQAQFQEGSFEDYETEEPVSPSEIGNKGNKSQIVTSSLSEKCGKLQSVDEE
- the PPP2R3A gene encoding serine/threonine-protein phosphatase 2A regulatory subunit B'' subunit alpha isoform X2, encoding MAATYRLVVSTVNHYSSVVIDRRFEQAIHYCTGTCHTFTHGVDCIVVHHSVCADLLHIPVSQFKDADLNSMFLPHENGFSSAEGDYHQQALTGIPRVKKGSTFQNTCNLKDIAGEAISFASGKIKEFSFEKLKNSNHAAYKKGRKVKSDSFNRRSVDFDLLCGHYNNDGNSPSFGLLRSSSVEEKSLSHRNSLDANLTSVLLHNFSEEDLVTQILEKHKIDNFSSGTDIKMCLDILLKCSEDLKKCTDIIKQCIKKKSGSSINEGNGNDAISSSETVYMNVMTRLASYLKKLPFEFMQPGNNDAIDLTELVSNMPSLQLTPFSPVFGTEQPPKYEDVVQLSAPDSGQFQTIELQDDKHSSRKTDAVSSIPNNSTNPLYNSEVNDPRTLKDTQLQSQSLTMNPLENVSSNDLMETLYIEEESDGKKPSDKGQRAENGPGQLLNEDKAAFSNHVTHLKKCSASAQNESGKIFEKPVVNLPEEDFKSKVPKVEEGGHRDFMNLNSQEEIDKLLMDLESFSQKMETSLREPLAKGKSSNSLSSPSPLTSQLPIDLEPKSKVSAATEKVSPSCLTRIIETNGHKIEEEDRVLLLRILESIEDFAQELVECKSGRGSLSQEKEMMQILQETLTTSSQANLSVCRSPVGDKAKESTSVVLIQQTPEVIKIQNKPEKKPGTPLPPTATFPSSPRPLSPVPHVNNVVNAPLSINIPRFYFPEGLPDACSNHEQTLSKIETAFMDIEDQKADIYEMGKIAKLCGCPFYWKAPMFRAAGGERTGFVSAQSFVAMWRKLLNNHHDDASKFICLLAKPSCNSLVQEDFIPLLQDVVDTHPGLTFLKDAPEFHSRYITTVIQRIFYTVNRSWSGKITSTEIRKSNFLQTLALLEEEEDINQITDYFSYEHFYVIYCKFWELDSDHDLYISQADLSRYNDQASSNRIIERIFSGAVTSIEYWFRCMDMDGDGVLSMYELEYFYEEQCERMEAMGIEPLPFHDLLCQMLDLVKPASDGKITLRDLKRCRMAHIFYDTFFNLEKYLDHEQRDPFAVQKDVENEGPEPSDWDRFAAEEYETLVAEESAQAQFQEGSFEDYETEEPVSPSEIGNKGNKSQIVTSSLSEKCGKLQSVDEE